A genomic stretch from Frigoribacterium sp. PvP032 includes:
- a CDS encoding Rv3235 family protein, whose protein sequence is MPPSLALLPPEPDDHDGPGPSDRPRRAVELFLVEPVVGEPTVPVEPELDPGRAAEGLARSVLEVLAGTRDLQQLTRWVTSEVHAVLRSRVQLSTRARSVLADRPVRPVLRIGTVKVARPVPGVVEAVVVVHGRGRSRAVAVRLEIVGSRWQASALHIL, encoded by the coding sequence TCCTGCCGCCCGAGCCCGACGACCACGACGGACCTGGTCCGTCGGATCGACCTCGCCGTGCCGTCGAGCTGTTCCTCGTCGAGCCTGTCGTCGGGGAGCCGACCGTGCCCGTCGAGCCGGAGCTCGACCCCGGCCGCGCCGCCGAGGGCCTCGCGCGATCGGTGCTCGAGGTGCTCGCCGGGACCCGCGACCTCCAGCAACTGACCCGGTGGGTCACGAGCGAGGTCCACGCAGTGCTGCGCTCCCGGGTCCAGCTGTCGACGCGCGCGCGTTCCGTGCTGGCCGACCGCCCCGTCCGCCCCGTCCTCCGGATCGGCACCGTGAAGGTCGCCCGCCCCGTGCCGGGGGTCGTGGAGGCAGTCGTCGTCGTGCACGGCCGGGGTCGCTCCCGCGCGGTGGCGGTGCGGCTCGAGATCGTCGGCTCACGCTGGCAGGCGAGCGCGCTGCACATCCTCTGA
- the hpf gene encoding ribosome hibernation-promoting factor, HPF/YfiA family, whose amino-acid sequence MEISVTGRNVGITDRFRDYATDKADKVAQLATKALALEIKVSRHNEKASGQAGDDRVELTLIGPGPLVRAESTGGDKYVAFDLAVARLLERIRRAKDRKKVHRGQHRPTSLQEASSADFSTLGVVPAAAETLDAVRTGSVPTVQGEVAEEEDEVYTPVVIRKKVFASTPMTVDDALYYMELVGHDFYLFIDSETERPSVVYRRKGWDYGVIGLDQSAPELQEAATALKAGFTG is encoded by the coding sequence ATGGAAATTTCCGTCACGGGTCGAAACGTCGGCATCACCGATCGTTTCCGCGACTACGCCACTGACAAGGCCGACAAGGTGGCACAGCTCGCCACCAAGGCTCTGGCGCTCGAGATCAAGGTCTCGCGCCACAACGAGAAGGCCAGCGGCCAGGCCGGCGACGACCGCGTCGAGCTCACCCTCATCGGCCCAGGCCCCCTCGTGCGGGCCGAGTCGACGGGAGGCGACAAGTACGTCGCCTTCGACCTCGCGGTCGCCCGCCTGCTCGAGCGGATACGCCGGGCGAAGGACCGCAAGAAGGTCCACAGGGGCCAGCACAGGCCCACCTCGCTGCAGGAGGCCTCCAGCGCGGACTTCAGCACGCTCGGGGTGGTGCCCGCCGCGGCCGAGACCCTCGACGCGGTCCGCACGGGCAGTGTCCCGACGGTCCAGGGCGAGGTGGCAGAGGAGGAGGACGAGGTCTACACGCCCGTCGTCATCCGCAAGAAGGTCTTCGCGTCGACGCCGATGACCGTCGACGACGCCCTGTACTACATGGAGCTCGTCGGCCACGACTTCTACCTCTTCATCGACTCGGAGACCGAGCGGCCGAGCGTCGTGTACCGGCGCAAGGGCTGGGACTACGGCGTCATCGGCCTCGACCAGAGCGCCCCCGAGCTGCAGGAGGCGGCCACCGCGCTGAAGGCGGGCTTCACCGGCTGA
- the mtrB gene encoding MtrAB system histidine kinase MtrB: MGGPGEGTGWRGALRGALGPGAWWRRRGAWRDAGPHLLSAWRRSLEFRTVALTVVLAGVGASIIATSISVSISANLYDQRRDQVQSESQRATILAQSIFDSATATEDADQVELDSLQNEAQSTILGSTSSPGGTSIAILRTPGQSTAQTVQDIASPDFPGAELTPELRERVASDTGALSMQPVALPRADGGSVPGIVVGSTLQVPTAGQYELYLVYDLSDAATTLALMQRTLALGSLALVVLIGVITYVVARTVVRPVRVAAETSQAIAAGDLDQRIPEKGQDVIATLGRSFNGMADGMQRQISQLAELSRVQQRFVSDVSHELRTPLTTIRLAGDVLYDQRGSFTPSAARTAELLHTQVDRFELLLADLLEISRFDAGAVELDVESTTVATLVEDGVAEFEPLAAETGSVMSIDARGGFLEAEVDPRRLRRILRNLLGNAVEHGEGRPIEVEVDSDAESVAVAVRDHGVGMRQSDVERVFDRFWRADPSRRRTIGGTGLGLAISLEDAVLHGGRLEVWSRLGEGSRFVVTLPRVAGAATTSSPLPVVPRDADDLAEHGSEPWAGAPPEATAARQVLSGHEEVRRARP, from the coding sequence GTGGGCGGGCCGGGCGAGGGCACGGGCTGGCGGGGCGCCCTCCGCGGCGCCCTGGGCCCTGGCGCCTGGTGGCGGCGCCGGGGGGCCTGGCGAGACGCCGGCCCGCACCTCCTGTCGGCGTGGCGTCGATCGCTCGAGTTCCGCACCGTCGCCCTCACCGTGGTGCTCGCCGGGGTCGGGGCGTCGATCATCGCCACCTCGATCTCGGTCAGCATCAGCGCCAACCTGTACGACCAGCGCCGGGACCAGGTGCAGTCCGAGTCGCAGCGCGCCACGATCCTCGCGCAGTCGATCTTCGACTCGGCGACGGCCACGGAGGACGCGGACCAGGTCGAGCTCGACTCCCTGCAGAACGAGGCCCAGAGCACGATCCTCGGCTCGACGTCGAGCCCTGGCGGCACGAGCATCGCGATCCTCCGGACGCCGGGCCAGTCGACCGCGCAGACCGTGCAGGACATCGCGAGCCCCGACTTCCCCGGCGCGGAGCTGACCCCCGAGCTCCGCGAGCGAGTGGCCTCGGACACCGGAGCGCTGTCGATGCAGCCGGTCGCCCTGCCGCGGGCGGACGGCGGGTCCGTGCCCGGCATCGTGGTCGGCAGCACCCTCCAGGTGCCTACGGCGGGGCAGTACGAGCTCTACCTCGTCTACGACCTCAGCGACGCCGCGACGACCCTGGCGCTGATGCAGCGCACCCTGGCGCTCGGCTCGCTCGCGCTCGTCGTCCTGATCGGGGTCATCACGTACGTGGTCGCCCGGACGGTCGTCCGGCCCGTGCGCGTCGCGGCCGAGACGAGCCAGGCGATCGCGGCCGGCGACCTCGACCAGCGCATCCCCGAGAAGGGCCAGGACGTCATCGCGACCCTCGGCCGGTCGTTCAACGGGATGGCCGACGGCATGCAGCGGCAGATCTCGCAGCTCGCCGAGCTGTCGCGGGTGCAGCAGCGTTTCGTCAGCGACGTGTCGCACGAGCTGCGCACCCCCCTCACCACGATCCGCCTCGCCGGCGACGTGCTCTACGACCAGCGCGGATCGTTCACGCCGTCCGCGGCGCGCACGGCCGAGCTGCTGCACACGCAGGTCGACCGCTTCGAGCTGCTGCTGGCCGACCTGCTCGAGATCTCGCGCTTCGACGCCGGCGCCGTCGAGCTCGACGTCGAGAGCACGACCGTCGCGACTCTGGTGGAGGACGGCGTGGCCGAGTTCGAGCCCCTCGCCGCCGAGACGGGCAGCGTCATGAGCATCGACGCGAGGGGCGGGTTCCTCGAGGCCGAGGTCGATCCGCGTCGGCTCCGACGCATCCTCCGCAACCTGCTCGGCAACGCCGTCGAGCACGGCGAGGGCCGGCCGATCGAGGTGGAGGTCGACAGCGACGCCGAGTCGGTCGCCGTGGCGGTGCGCGACCACGGGGTCGGCATGCGGCAGAGCGACGTCGAGCGCGTGTTCGACCGGTTCTGGCGGGCCGACCCGTCCCGTCGACGGACGATCGGCGGCACCGGCCTCGGGCTCGCCATCAGCCTCGAGGACGCCGTGCTGCACGGCGGTCGTCTCGAGGTGTGGTCGAGGCTCGGCGAGGGCAGCCGCTTCGTCGTGACGCTGCCCCGCGTCGCGGGCGCGGCCACCACCTCCTCGCCCTTGCCCGTCGTGCCCCGCGACGCGGACGACCTGGCCGAGCACGGGTCGGAGCCCTGGGCGGGCGCACCGCCGGAGGCGACGGCGGCCCGGCAGGTCCTGAGCGGCCACGAGGAGGTGCGCCGTGCGAGGCCGTGA
- a CDS encoding LpqB family beta-propeller domain-containing protein, translating to MRGRDRLRALVAGLVLSATVLAGCASIPDSGPVQEGDPITADVPSDVVYTPKGPVADSSQERILRDFISAGTGPQDNYAVAREYLSAGFADAWDARASVTVRPGGGATTRVGEAELEYAFTATATLDGGGHYVPATTSVPTSLGYSFVQEDGQWRISDAPDGTVLNPATFQSIFRAHAVYFYDPSFRYLVPDQRWFLARSSTSTRIASALLDGPSTWLQGAVVSAFPEGTQLSLTAITVDDGTARVDLTSDALSASDAARARMQAQLLASFSTLSTITAVELSVESTVLDVPDLGGSAPLRDPTVDARPLVVADGALGFASRASISPLPVLGPVVAALAPTSAEASADLSSVVVGTDRGALRVGSDGSTSIADGRQGLAPPSLDDSGYVWSVPVVDPRAVTATGADGVVHAVTSTLPSGPTVVAFRVSRDGARALVLLDDQGESRLLVVALLRDSRGVPTALGPPVELAAPTGRPVDATWADQLTVAALTDTGEGSLVSLAEVGGASEGSGQPSGSATTIVGGNGPSGLRVLTAEGSVLEPRGSSWQDTGVVADLLATQR from the coding sequence GTGCGAGGCCGTGACCGCCTGCGTGCCCTCGTCGCCGGCCTCGTCCTCTCGGCGACGGTGCTCGCCGGCTGTGCGTCCATCCCCGACAGCGGCCCCGTGCAGGAGGGCGACCCCATCACCGCCGACGTGCCGAGCGACGTGGTCTACACGCCGAAGGGCCCGGTGGCGGACAGCTCGCAGGAGCGCATCCTGCGGGACTTCATCTCGGCGGGCACGGGTCCGCAGGACAACTACGCGGTCGCCCGCGAGTACCTGTCGGCCGGCTTCGCCGACGCCTGGGACGCTCGGGCGAGCGTCACCGTGCGGCCGGGCGGCGGCGCCACGACACGCGTCGGGGAGGCCGAGCTGGAGTACGCGTTCACCGCGACTGCCACCCTCGACGGAGGGGGGCACTACGTGCCCGCCACCACCTCGGTGCCCACGAGCCTCGGCTACTCGTTCGTGCAGGAGGACGGCCAGTGGCGCATCAGCGACGCCCCGGACGGCACGGTGCTGAACCCCGCCACGTTCCAGTCGATCTTCCGGGCGCACGCGGTCTACTTCTACGACCCGTCGTTCCGGTACCTCGTGCCGGACCAGCGCTGGTTCCTCGCTCGGTCGTCGACGAGCACGCGCATCGCGTCCGCCCTGCTCGACGGGCCGTCGACCTGGCTGCAGGGCGCCGTCGTGTCCGCGTTCCCCGAGGGCACGCAGCTCTCGCTCACGGCCATCACCGTCGACGACGGCACCGCGAGGGTCGACCTCACGAGCGACGCGCTCTCGGCCTCGGACGCCGCGCGTGCACGCATGCAGGCCCAGCTGCTGGCGAGCTTCTCGACCCTCTCGACCATCACGGCGGTCGAGCTCAGCGTCGAGTCGACGGTCCTCGACGTGCCCGACCTCGGCGGCTCGGCTCCCCTCCGCGACCCCACGGTCGACGCTCGGCCGCTGGTCGTCGCCGACGGTGCGCTGGGCTTCGCCTCGCGGGCGTCGATCAGCCCCCTGCCCGTGCTCGGCCCGGTCGTCGCGGCGCTGGCCCCGACCTCGGCAGAGGCGTCGGCGGACCTGTCCTCCGTCGTCGTGGGCACCGACCGCGGTGCGCTCCGGGTGGGGTCCGACGGCTCGACGTCGATCGCCGACGGGCGGCAGGGACTCGCCCCGCCGTCCCTCGACGACAGCGGGTACGTCTGGTCGGTGCCCGTCGTCGACCCCAGGGCCGTCACCGCCACGGGTGCCGACGGGGTCGTCCACGCCGTCACCTCGACCCTGCCCTCAGGCCCGACCGTGGTCGCGTTCCGGGTGTCGCGGGACGGTGCCAGAGCGCTGGTGCTGCTCGACGACCAGGGCGAGTCGCGCCTCCTCGTCGTCGCCCTGCTGCGCGACTCCCGCGGCGTGCCGACGGCCCTCGGCCCGCCGGTCGAGCTCGCGGCGCCGACCGGCCGCCCCGTCGACGCGACGTGGGCCGACCAGCTGACCGTCGCCGCCCTGACGGACACGGGGGAGGGATCACTCGTGTCGCTCGCCGAGGTGGGCGGTGCGTCGGAGGGATCGGGGCAGCCGTCGGGGAGCGCGACGACCATCGTCGGCGGGAACGGCCCCTCCGGCCTGAGGGTGCTGACGGCGGAGGGCTCCGTGCTGGAGCCCCGGGGCAGCAGCTGGCAGGACACGGGCGTGGTGGCCGACCTGCTCGCGACCCAGCGCTGA
- a CDS encoding ComF family protein: MLPPSFAAALRGALAAVSPVSCAGCGAPDLELCGGCRRLLRPQPVETVHGGLRVVTALRYEFEVREAVLAYKQRGRLRLAAELGPALRAALDVVLPPDAVPAALVAVPPSPSGRRRRGWDPVTVLARAAGAPASAGVLVVRPGRSSSQKRLDREQRARAREGSLRCRVDLTGRRVVVLDDVLTTGSTVQEARRALEEAGAEVVAAVCLAATPGGREVTRRRLPGYGGAKA; this comes from the coding sequence GTGCTCCCTCCCTCATTCGCAGCCGCGCTCCGGGGCGCGCTGGCCGCCGTGTCGCCCGTCAGCTGCGCCGGCTGCGGCGCTCCCGACCTCGAGCTCTGCGGCGGCTGCCGCCGGCTCCTCCGTCCGCAGCCCGTCGAGACGGTGCACGGCGGCCTCCGCGTCGTGACCGCGCTCCGGTACGAGTTCGAGGTCCGCGAGGCGGTCCTCGCCTACAAGCAGCGTGGCCGGCTGAGGCTCGCGGCCGAGCTCGGCCCCGCGCTGCGCGCCGCGCTCGACGTCGTCCTGCCGCCGGACGCCGTGCCGGCGGCCCTGGTGGCGGTCCCTCCGTCGCCGTCGGGCCGGCGGCGGCGGGGCTGGGACCCGGTGACCGTCCTCGCCAGGGCCGCGGGCGCGCCGGCGTCGGCGGGCGTCCTCGTCGTCCGGCCCGGCAGGTCGTCCTCCCAGAAGCGTCTCGACCGCGAGCAACGGGCGAGGGCCCGCGAGGGCAGCCTGCGCTGCCGCGTCGACCTGACGGGTCGCCGTGTGGTCGTCCTCGACGACGTGCTCACGACCGGCAGCACCGTGCAGGAGGCGCGGAGGGCCCTCGAGGAGGCGGGCGCCGAGGTGGTCGCCGCGGTCTGCCTGGCGGCGACTCCAGGTGGACGGGAGGTGACACGGAGGCGTCTACCTGGCTACGGTGGGGCAAAGGCGTGA